cattcttaaaataaagtggtgatcctaactaacctacgACAGTGCATTTTTACtaaaattaaatgtcaggaattgtgaactgagtttaaatgtatttggctaaggtgtatgtaaacttctgactttaactgtgtgtgtgtgtgtgttgctctctctccactgtccttCTCCACCTTCCAGGTCTTCCCCGCACTCCCCACCCAGCAGAGCTCTCCCcctactaccctctctctcctggaggcATGGGACACATGACACATCCTTTGGGCTGGCTGTGAGTCACACACTCACATTTACCATCTTGTGATGGATACAATGATGGTTTAGTTTATTTTGCTAACAATTTCCAGCTGAATGAATGATATTGCAACACAAGTGGCactgtttcccctctctctctttgtctccaggCCGGGCCAGTCTATGTACGGTATTCCAGCGGGGGGGTTTAGACCATCCTACCCTGCAGCTCTCGCCATGAACTCTTCTATGTCCAGGTACAGCTCACCTAATCACTCTCACACATCCATGTATTACTGCTCTGGAGACTTAATACTATAGAGACTGGACTTATATCTGTAAAGCAAGGGCTCTCAAACTGTTTGTGGCCTGGACCCCTTTTGAAATAGAACATTTTTACTCTGACTTCGGCCTGGATGAACCAAGTGTCGGGGCCTGGAAAATAACATTTTTAAGGCCTGCCTTTTGGCATCGGtgagaaaatgttgcagtgtTCAAGctaattttctgcaattctacacaattTGTCATGGGGCAGAGATTTATGTTGTTGCCGCATTAAAGATAATATCCTAGAATTCTACACAATTTGCCATAACGCAGAGAGAAAACGTGGCCGCTTTTTCTTTTATGCTTAAATTAAATACAAGAAGTATTGATTTGGATAATGAGTAATTGGAGTACTATGGATACCAATATCCCCCTGTGAGCCTCCCTGGTCCATGTTGTCCAGGGTTGTTAACATCTACTGGAGATGAAGAAAATGATATTGCTCCCTCAACTTATTACGTGAATCCCTTGATCAAAATGTGTTTCATCGGTTATTAGTAATattcattaaaaacatgtttATTGATCGTTATATTTTGAGCTCTTGCCCCGGACCCACTTTGAGAACCTCTGCTGTAATAAATACAATTGTCATTTCAAATGGTATTTATGCTtaatggacctgtgtgtgtgattgacagCTTGGTGGCCAGTCGTTTCTCGCCCCACATGGTCCCGTCCCTGCAGACGTCTGTCCCTCACCCTGCCATCGTTTCCACGGCGATCAAACAGGAACCAAGAGACGGCAACCGCCACGGGTACGCATCCAAACACACACCTTTCCATCACACACATATTAACACCTCTTGCCGACtcactgactgtctctgtctggtgtgtgtaggtgtggcgTATccatgggggacagagagaaagaggaggagaagaagccCCATGTGAAAAAGCCTCTGAATGCCTTTATGCTGTACATGAAGGAGCAGAGACCCAAGGTGGTGGCAGAGTGCACGCTGAAGGAGAGCGCTGCCATCAACCAGATACTGGGACGCAGGGTAAGTGGCAGCGTGAGCTTGCACACTGTCTTTCTTTGGAGGATTATACAATGGCTGTGTTCATACTGAAAACTGTTGTCGGTGGCCTATGTTCCAGAAGGGAGTATGTGTTAACCCTTTGTGTGTCTCTACAGTGGCACTCTCTATCTCGTGAGGAGCAGTCAAAATACTACGATATGGCCCGTAAAGAGAGACAGCTACACTCCCAACTCTACCCTGGATGGTCAGCTAGAGACAACTACGTAAGTACTATAGTAAACATTTAGTAGTGATTTGATTGGTTGCTTTGAGCTGGGGGGTGTGATGTGATTGGTTGTTTGTGTGCaggggaagagaaagaagaggaagagagatggcaGGCCAGAGACGGCTCCTGATGGACAAATAACACACACCCAGTCTGCTGCTCCAGAGGGTAAGTGACTTCCAAGACCAGAGAATTATGAGAAGTGACCAAACTATATTTTTTGACATTACTGGAAACTAACAGCAAAGACTGATCAGTGTTTTGTTTTTGTCTCTCCAGAGCACTTCTCTCCACAGCCCAAGAAGTCATGTGTGTCGTATGGAACTCAGGAGAGGCCCAgtgtttctcacacacacctgacacacacacacctgtcccaggCTAGTCCCGCCTCCTCCCTGGACTCTCCAGCCACGCCCACCACTGCTCTGGCCTCCCCTGCCGCTcccgcacccacacacactgaacacacacactctcactctgaGCACACACATCCTGAGCAGGTccagcccctctccctcaccACCAAACCCCCTCGCCCGCACTCGCACAGGGAGACACACGGTCAGACTTACACCCACATccagtctcacacacacccacacttgttcactcacacacacctgcccCTCACCACTAAGTCCACTTCTTCTCaatcctcttcctctcatccccccttttctccccacaTGAGCTCATCCAGTAACCAGACTCCACCGCTCCTTACTGGACCAATCCCCTTCACCTCTGGCTTAGCCCCTACCACCTCCATCCACCAATCGACGATGAGCTCCCATCATGCCATGCTCCagtcccagcctctctccctcgtCACCAGAAATAATCATTGAAACCCAAAGatgctaaccacagatctaggatacAATTTTGCTATGCCCAGTCCTAACCTTAAGCattacactaaccctaaccactgctCTAGGATCAGATTTTCCCAAGCCGTAAGCATTACACTACCCCCAGATCCTTTATGCACAGTCTATCCATATTCATGGGTGGGATGGAAATCtatctgaccctgtatcagtggATAGGAGGGTACTCTACTCTGGGCAGGGGTGAACAACTCCTTGAGGGTTTTAGCTCCAGAGCAGCAATACACCCAATTTGAATAGTGGTTTAaatgaagatcatgattagttggtTAGCTGAATCATGTGCTGGGCTGGGGAAAAAGCCTGCAATAACCAATAACCTGTTGCCTTTGAATTAGGATCAActttttccttttcttttttttgttgtttttttgtctctGTTTGtaaataaacttttttttttttttttttaccttttctAGATAGTAGATCTGGTTTTATATTAGTATGAAAAGAAAACAATTATTGGTCAATATTTGACCACCTCTTTTTAACTTGTCTTCGTGAAACCAAGCATATTTTTAGTCAAATGGTATTGTAGAATATTACCTTTTTTTGATGAATTTGTCCAATTTGTTACTTGTATGAAATACAAAAATGTAAaggcacattttttttaaagaacaataGATCAAAGTAATAATTTCTGTCTTTGGTAGTAATGAGTGCAGATCTGTCCCCCCCCCCTACTCTTTTATAAATCCCCCCTCCTGTATGACTGAGTCTTTGTTGATAATAAACATCTACTTATTTCTGAAAGGTGTCTTTGCCCatatctgtgtgtttctgttcctGTGTGGTCTTTGCCTTTGGTAGGATGGTCTTTGACATGAACTCAAGGCAACTTCAATGGATCTCATCATTGAAGCTAGTTGTTTCTTAACAAACAAATACAATGTTTGACCAGCAGAAGTAACACGTTTTAGATATGGTCTCTGTCCAAGAACATGTTTCCTTAACTCATCCTTTTATTGCTACAATAAACAAACTACAAAGTGCAGTAACTGGGTGTGCTCCAGAAACACCCAATATGTTGCAGAAACTACCGGACTAATTTAATATTATATGATCGTCTTACAATCTAAGCAGGGCTTAGCATAGTTTTGGTATGTGTGCGCACGGAGCAGTTTGCGTTTCCCTCTACCATCCCTGGGTAAACTGTTGTATAATGTTTGCTCTATTAAACTGTTTCAGTTCGGTGTCTGATCGGCTTCCTGATGGAACACCGCTTACCGTAAATTAATCTTTAGAGTGGAAAGCAATAGCTCAGACGCACAATTTTATCAGTAATGAATCAATAATGTGTGGCAGAGTTGGGGTCGATTCCATTTAAATTTGTCAACTCcgaaatcaaaacaaatgttccTAATTGAAAAGCATTGGAATTTTAGCAGACACTTCTCCAGATCGAcctacaggagcaattagggataactaccttgctcaagggcacagacagatttttcatcGGCGACCTTTCGGTCacggcccaatgctcttaaccactaggcttcctgccatcATAATGTACTTTCTGAATTGAAATAGAATTTACACCAACCCTGGTATGGTATGTGGTTGTTAATCagtgtgttgtgtttctgtgGTACGTACAGTATGTAACAGTATATCCGGTTGTGGATAGCGTGACAGGCACTCATGTGTTCCTCTGTCCCATTCTTACCTGTCTGTGTTGGGAAATGCCCCTAGTCCTTCCAACAGCTCAGTATGTCTTCCTCACCTGCCCACCTACACATAAGTGGGTTTAATCTTTTAGTATATATGGGCTGTTGCTCCTCattcctctacagcagaggtactCATATTTGGCTGTATCTTCAACTTCACTGTATATAGAATTTgttgtactgtattattgactgtatgttttgtttattccatgtgtaactctgtgttgttgtatgtgtcgaattgctatgctttatcttggccaggtcgcagttgtaaatgagaacttgttctggttaaataaaggtgaaataaaaaataaatcaactGTATCAGCCCAGTCAGAGCCATAACTCAGAAATAAACTAATTTGTCATAGTTACAATACAAAAAAATACCTTGAACATATCAGTCAATGAATTAAAAATATCAGAGAATTTCCTCAAGGTAGTTTTTAGCACACTCAACTTAAATTAAATTGTTTCAAATAAGAGCATAGCAGCAGAAGCTAAGTGATAGCTAGCCATTTTCATCCTCGGATATTTTAAGACGCATTCGTTTATTGAGGAAAGGGGCCATGATAATCTACTCTATGGTGAAACCATCAACACCTCCCGATCTGTTCCTGCATCCACATGTCTGATCAtcacattatttttatttcatacacacaaatgtaacaGAGTGGAAATTCCATCCCAACCTAGGCCCACAAACACAACCTTCTGACCAACAACACTCGAAGTCAACCGTACTAGCTGACAGAGCAAGAGTCAAGCCTAACAATCCGAGAGAGACCGTTCTCTTCAGATCTCACAAAGGCTTTGGGGTGCAGCTTATATGTTTGTGAGGTCTGTTGTACTCTGGGTTGACGAATGTTGCGGCAGAAAGTCCATTGGCCACGCCCTCCTTCCGGGCTCGGCAAATGGGAACACCTCTCTGGTCAGTCGTGATACCAAGCAAGGCATTTTCCCCCCCAGCAGACGACCTTGGGCCTCGAAGCAAAAGGCGATGGGAAAGGCGTGTCAGAAGGAGTGTCAGTTCCAGGGCAccacccccttcctcctccaaTAGGATGCAGAATGTCTGGAGGAAGACGGCCCCCAGAGGGCTCATGAACGCCCCGGTGCGGTGGCGTACATAACTGCCGTATCCATGGGGATGGACATGTATTGAGACAAGgtgtcctcaatgatgtcacttCCTGCTGAATCCGTCTCCACTGTCACGCCATCATCCAGCTCACCCCCACGACACGCCTAGAGAGGGAAAGATGATTACTATTGATTATTATCACTGACTGATTGAATGACTGACCTCACTGTTGTGGGTGTGGTGATGATGGTACTGACCTGGATGAAGAACAGTTTGATCTTTCCCTCCATGTGTGTGTTGTTGAAGCAGGAGAAGATGTGGGACAGTCTAACCGGCATTCCGTCCGCCCCGAACACACAACCCTCCTCCCCGTGAGATGATAGCACCGCCAGGAAGCACTCTTTCACCGGCTGCTCGCTCTCTGcagtcaatcaattaatcaaattGTATTAATTTATACATTACTGGGTCAGAAAATGCTTTATTGGCCTAGACCCACTAAGAGCAAGCAGCAGCACAGTGGCAAGTAAAAAAAACCTTGAGAGGACTAGACTAGCTTTCTGGCTGAGCCGGTTAGCAGAAAAAAGACAAGACATCTCCTGCTGTGGCATGTGACGATGGTGGCCCTTGATTCCTCGAAACAGTCTGCTTCAACTAACAATTAGCTCACCCATCAGTCATCCTTCTGTCTGCAGGGCACAACACAGTGTGCGCATGTCTGCAGGTGTTTGCAGAGTAGTTATTAAATAGGTGTGTATGGGACTGTGCAATGCATCACTAGGACATtatgtctctctcgctgtgtgcatgtgtgtgtgtcatagtttCATCCTGTCTGCGCCCTTTACATATTTCACATCTCCAGTGGTTTTTACTGTAAATAACAATGAATGACAGTATCTTTCCTCTGCCCCCCCTAatatttatttaaccattatttatgAGACCTAAGTCTATTTACAAATGTACCCTGTATAATGCAATCTAAAAGAatagaatatgttccgggattcatccaatggctttgaggagtttaccacatcagtcaccggcttcatcaataagtgcatcaacgacgtcgtcaccacagtgaccatacgtacagtatgtatcccaaccagaagccgtggattagatgcaacatccacactgagctagaGCTGCCACTCAAGGAGCGGaacactaatccggatgcttataagaaatcccgctatgtcctccgacaaaccatcaaacaggcaaagcgtcaatgaaggactaagattgaatcctagtacaccggctctgacgctcttcggatgtggcagggcttgcaaactattatggatTACAAAGGGTAACCAGGATACATACTCAGTGGCTGCACtggccaactggcaagtgtcttcactgacattttcaaccactcactgaccgagtctgtaatacctaaatatttcaagcagaccaccatagtccctatgcctAAGAATGccaaggcaacctgcctaaatgattaccgcccagtagcactcacgtctgtagcccattcacatcgacggggctgtagtggagcggatcgagagcttcaagttccttggtgtccacatcaataacaaactattatggtccaaacacaccacgagtcatgaagagggcacgacaatgcctattccccctcaggagactgaaaggatttggcatgggtcctcagatcctcaatgaattctacagttgcaccatcgagagcatcctgactggttgcatcactgcttggtatggcaactgcttggcatccaaccacaaggcgctacagagggcagtacatcactgggaccaagcttcctgccatccaggacctctataccaggtggtgtcagagaatattttcaaagactccagccacccatactgttctctctgctaccacacagcaagcagttccaagtctcggtccaaaaggcttctcaacagcttctacaccGAAGCTATTAGACTGCTAAACAGTTAATCAACTGGctactcagtaaaatctttgaaattattttatgttacatttgtatttttgttcagtttacagtaccagtcaaaagtttggacacacctactcattaaagggtttttctttatttttactattttctacattgtagaataataaagaagacatcaaaactataaaatagcacataagtagtaaccaaaaaagtgttaaacaaaacatttgagattcttcaaagtagccgcccttttgccttgatgacagctgtgcacactcttggcattctctcaaccagcttcacctgggagTAATGTAGAGATCTACAGGTCTTTAGCGAAGTTAAGCCAACGTTTTGATACAGGATACAGCGATGGGTATCAAAACTGTCACCTGTAAACAAAACGAAGGGCACTATTGGTGgtggcatccaaaggtttaagagtaggagcagctgcactttgataaataacatcaccataaTCAAGAACAGATAAAAAGGTTGCCTGAATGATCTGCTTCCTACCTGCTTAGAGAAAGGCATGATCTGTTTCTGTAGACAAAGCCAACTTCAAATCTTAGCTCCTTAACCAGCTCATCTATATGTTTTTCAAATGTCAAACCAAGTGCCTAAGTTTTTATATGCGGGAAAACATTCAATCGGAGAACCATATAATGAGTGAACATGTAAGTAATTTGAAAAGTTCTTACGAGAATTTAAAAACAACATGAATATAGTCTTGCCCATATGAAGCACAAGTTTTAAATCAGCTATAAAACCTGACTGTAGTTTAGACACAGCCAGGAAATAACATACATAATATTATCGTCCGCATATAGATGAAATGTACCATTTTTAACAGATTGACGTACGATGTTAATATAAATAGAGAACAGGTCCCAGAACCGACCCCTGTAGTACACCTTTATGGACTTCAGACTAAACTGCATAAATCTCGATGGCCAGAGTTCTGTCACTAAGATAATCATGAAACCATGAACAGGCGTCAGAGCTCAGGCCTATCGAGGCCTATCAACTTAGTCAATAAAATAGCACGACCAACAGTATCAAAAGCTGTTGACAAGATCATTAACAATTAAAGTGGTTGCTGTCATAACGCTACgccaggcctaaaccctgattggcTTACGTTCAAAATACATTTCTCCAATCATTTTTTTTAGCAAAGTTGTACAATTACCAAAGATTCGAGAATCTTTGCTAGACAAGGACATATTGAAATGGGGCGATAATGATTAAGATCTCTACTATCCCCACAATTATGAAGTGGCAGCACAAGAGCTGATTTCCCATACTTTTGCAATATTTCCTGATAACAACGTTAAATAAAAACGGTAGGTTATTGAACCAACAATGATGGGCGCTGCATAATGAAGCAGACCAGGATCCAAATTGGTCAGCTCCAGCTCCTATAGATTTATTGTTGTCTATTTGCTAGCAAAGCATCCAGGAGTTCCTTTTCTGTAAATAAACAAAAAGAAAAGCACTAGCTAACAGCATCCAGCGTAATATCATTGTGAATAGGCTAAGAAGTTATTTTCAAAGAGATAGCCCAAATAAAATGGTGATTCAATTAtggc
This region of Oncorhynchus masou masou isolate Uvic2021 chromosome 8, UVic_Omas_1.1, whole genome shotgun sequence genomic DNA includes:
- the tcf7l1a gene encoding transcription factor 7-like 1-A isoform X1; translated protein: MPQLDGGGGDDLGANDELISFKDEGEQEEKTAENVSSERDLDDVKSSLVNETENNSSSSDSEQAGSHRRPQQHRPDWESYVRQREFFAEALRQQHDSGLFKASPYAGYPLLMIPDLGNLANLSHLGNLGNPYLSPGALSPGARTYLQMKWPMLDVPGTSALKDPRSTSPAHMSNKVPVVQHGHLPPFSPLLSYSPDPFPPRTPPPHLSPDTGLPRTPHPAELSPYYPLSPGGMGHMTHPLGWLPGQSMYGIPAGGFRPSYPAALAMNSSMSSLVASRFSPHMVPSLQTSVPHPAIVSTAIKQEPRDGNRHGCGVSMGDREKEEEKKPHVKKPLNAFMLYMKEQRPKVVAECTLKESAAINQILGRRWHSLSREEQSKYYDMARKERQLHSQLYPGWSARDNYGKRKKRKRDGRPETAPDGQITHTQSAAPEEHFSPQPKKSCVSYGTQERPSVSHTHLTHTHLSQASPASSLDSPATPTTALASPAAPAPTHTEHTHSHSEHTHPEQVQPLSLTTKPPRPHSHRETHGQTYTHIQSHTHPHLFTHTHLPLTTKSTSSQSSSSHPPFSPHMSSSSNQTPPLLTGPIPFTSGLAPTTSIHQSTMSSHHAMLQSQPLSLVTRNNH
- the tcf7l1a gene encoding transcription factor 7-like 1-A isoform X2, whose protein sequence is MPQLDGGGGDDLGANDELISFKDEGEQEEKTAENVSSERDLDDVKSSLVNETENNSSSSDSEAGSHRRPQQHRPDWESYVRQREFFAEALRQQHDSGLFKASPYAGYPLLMIPDLGNLANLSHLGNLGNPYLSPGALSPGARTYLQMKWPMLDVPGTSALKDPRSTSPAHMSNKVPVVQHGHLPPFSPLLSYSPDPFPPRTPPPHLSPDTGLPRTPHPAELSPYYPLSPGGMGHMTHPLGWLPGQSMYGIPAGGFRPSYPAALAMNSSMSSLVASRFSPHMVPSLQTSVPHPAIVSTAIKQEPRDGNRHGCGVSMGDREKEEEKKPHVKKPLNAFMLYMKEQRPKVVAECTLKESAAINQILGRRWHSLSREEQSKYYDMARKERQLHSQLYPGWSARDNYGKRKKRKRDGRPETAPDGQITHTQSAAPEEHFSPQPKKSCVSYGTQERPSVSHTHLTHTHLSQASPASSLDSPATPTTALASPAAPAPTHTEHTHSHSEHTHPEQVQPLSLTTKPPRPHSHRETHGQTYTHIQSHTHPHLFTHTHLPLTTKSTSSQSSSSHPPFSPHMSSSSNQTPPLLTGPIPFTSGLAPTTSIHQSTMSSHHAMLQSQPLSLVTRNNH
- the tcf7l1a gene encoding transcription factor 7-like 1-A isoform X3 → MIPDLGNLANLSHLGNLGNPYLSPGALSPGARTYLQMKWPMLDVPGTSALKDPRSTSPAHMSNKVPVVQHGHLPPFSPLLSYSPDPFPPRTPPPHLSPDTGLPRTPHPAELSPYYPLSPGGMGHMTHPLGWLPGQSMYGIPAGGFRPSYPAALAMNSSMSSLVASRFSPHMVPSLQTSVPHPAIVSTAIKQEPRDGNRHGCGVSMGDREKEEEKKPHVKKPLNAFMLYMKEQRPKVVAECTLKESAAINQILGRRWHSLSREEQSKYYDMARKERQLHSQLYPGWSARDNYGKRKKRKRDGRPETAPDGQITHTQSAAPEEHFSPQPKKSCVSYGTQERPSVSHTHLTHTHLSQASPASSLDSPATPTTALASPAAPAPTHTEHTHSHSEHTHPEQVQPLSLTTKPPRPHSHRETHGQTYTHIQSHTHPHLFTHTHLPLTTKSTSSQSSSSHPPFSPHMSSSSNQTPPLLTGPIPFTSGLAPTTSIHQSTMSSHHAMLQSQPLSLVTRNNH